In Quercus lobata isolate SW786 chromosome 12, ValleyOak3.0 Primary Assembly, whole genome shotgun sequence, a genomic segment contains:
- the LOC115970065 gene encoding ubiquitin-fold modifier-conjugating enzyme 1, with the protein MEGWDPNTKSTLTQIPLLTTKAGPRDGEAWTQRLKEEYKSLIAYTQMNKSNDNDWFRISASNPEGTRWTGKCWYVHNLLKYEFDLQFDIPVTYPSTAPELELPQLDGKTQKMYRGGKICLTVHFKPLWAKNCPRFGIAHALCLGLAPWLVAEVPILVDSGMIKHKDDATTSTET; encoded by the exons ATGGAGGGTTGGGACCCGAACACGAAATCGACACTGACCCAAATCCCTCTGCTAACGACGAAAGCCGGGCCAAGAGACGGTGAGGCCTGGACGCAGAGGCTGAAGGAGGAGTACAAGTCCCTGATCGCCTACACACAGATGAACAAGTCCAACGACAACGATTGGTTCCGGATCTCAGCGTCCAATCCGGAGGGGACACGTTGGACAGGGAAATGCTGGTACGTGCACAATCTCCTCAAGTACGAGTTCGACCTCCAATTCGATATCCCTGTCACCTATCCCTCCACCGCTCCCGAGCTCGAGCTTCCTCAACTCGATGGCAAAACCCAAAAG ATGTATAGAGGGGGGAAGATCTGCTTGACCGTACATTTCAAGCCACTTTGGGCAAAAAACTG TCCTAGGTTTGGTATAGCACATGCACTATGCTTGGGTCTTGCACCATGGCTTGTGGCAGAGGTTCCCATTCTTGTGGATTCGGGTATGATTAAGCACAAAGATGATGCAACCACATCCACTGAAACTTAG
- the LOC115970649 gene encoding uncharacterized protein LOC115970649 → MSAFSIPNKVCDKLDSLTRRFWWKPCHREGRFIAWNSWDKLCYPRSVRGLGFKKAKNVNSALQAKLVWMIASKRDSLCMRILRSKYKVKEDWLRAEASKHVSPIWKAIENAKTIVSKGACFIIGDGSSVDVWLDPWVPWIQGFIPTPKG, encoded by the coding sequence ATGTCTGCTTTTAGCATTCCCAATAAGGTGTGCGACAAATTGGACTCCTTAACCAGAAGGTTTTGGTGGAAGCCATGTCATCGAGAGGGCAGATTTATTGCTTGGAACTCGTGGGATAAACTTTGCTATCCGAGGAGTGTTAGAGGTCTAGGCTTCAAAAAAGCAAAGAATGTGAATTCTGCACTGCAAGCCAAGCTGGTCTGGATGATAGCATCCAAAAGGGATAGCCTTTGTATGAGGATTCTAAGATCAAAATACAAGGTCAAGGAAGATTGGCTCAGGGCTGAAGCATCAAAGCATGTTTCACCAATTTGGAAAGCTATTGAGAATGCTAAGACCATTGTTTCAAAAGGAGCTTGTTTCATTATTGGAGATGGCAGCTCGGTAGACGTTTGGCTAGATCCTTGGGTGCCATGGATCCAGGGATTTATTCCAACCCCAAAAGGCTAG